From Chryseobacterium salivictor, a single genomic window includes:
- a CDS encoding OmpA family protein, translating into MKNLKLGISALALTIASTVFAQTTSNPWLIGVGAHGVNHAAAGGNVGDVFSTAFGGSDNGQLYNMNNFTITPPLSKLTVARNLSKYLVLDWQTSVGNVDNKKIGMGKEFFLMTGLGLQFKFNGLWNEDSWFDPYLRAGANYLRHDYTGQANALDKDGKNIGADHFALATGIGSNFWITKSFGLGVQGDYVSTPGDKSSVANFWQASASLLFRFGNTDRDKDGILDKDDRCPDTPGLAQFQGCPDTDGDGIPDIDDQCPDVAGPVENNGCPWPDTDGDGVVDKDDLCPQVPGPVENNGCPWPDTDGDGVLDKDDACPTVFGLKEYNGCPKPKEVTGAEVEENLKAVYFDFNKATINAKSTGALDTAADIIKKDGGRFLLIGETDKKGSDAYNLELSKKRAAAVVSALDARGVEPSVLKSIGIGEQNAKVAENASDAERQVDRKVVVKYIGDDSEWSKYQKSDVVAAKKAAAKKKAAAKKKK; encoded by the coding sequence ATGAAAAATCTAAAATTAGGAATTTCAGCATTGGCACTTACGATTGCCTCTACTGTTTTCGCTCAGACTACCAGCAACCCGTGGTTAATCGGTGTTGGTGCTCACGGAGTAAATCATGCTGCGGCAGGAGGAAATGTGGGAGATGTTTTCTCAACTGCTTTTGGCGGTAGTGATAACGGTCAGTTGTATAACATGAACAATTTTACAATTACACCTCCACTTTCAAAATTAACAGTTGCGAGAAACTTAAGCAAGTACTTAGTTCTTGACTGGCAAACCTCTGTAGGGAATGTTGACAACAAGAAAATCGGAATGGGGAAAGAGTTTTTCCTTATGACTGGTTTAGGTCTTCAATTTAAATTCAATGGTCTTTGGAATGAAGATTCTTGGTTCGATCCATATTTGAGAGCTGGTGCCAATTATTTGAGACATGACTATACCGGACAAGCAAATGCGCTTGACAAGGATGGTAAAAACATCGGTGCTGATCATTTTGCTCTTGCTACCGGTATCGGATCTAACTTCTGGATTACTAAAAGCTTCGGTTTAGGTGTTCAGGGAGATTACGTTTCTACGCCAGGAGACAAATCTAGTGTTGCTAACTTTTGGCAAGCTTCCGCATCTTTATTATTTAGATTCGGAAATACAGACAGAGATAAAGACGGAATTCTAGATAAAGATGACAGATGTCCTGACACTCCAGGTTTAGCGCAATTCCAAGGTTGTCCTGATACTGACGGAGACGGAATCCCAGATATCGATGACCAATGTCCAGATGTTGCAGGTCCAGTTGAAAACAACGGTTGTCCTTGGCCAGATACTGATGGAGATGGTGTTGTTGACAAAGATGATCTTTGTCCACAAGTTCCAGGTCCAGTAGAAAACAATGGTTGTCCTTGGCCAGATACTGACGGAGACGGAGTATTGGATAAAGATGACGCTTGTCCTACGGTTTTCGGACTTAAAGAATACAACGGTTGTCCTAAACCTAAAGAAGTAACAGGAGCTGAAGTTGAAGAGAATCTGAAAGCGGTTTATTTCGACTTTAATAAAGCAACTATCAATGCCAAATCTACAGGAGCATTAGATACAGCTGCTGATATCATTAAGAAAGATGGAGGAAGATTCCTATTAATCGGTGAAACTGATAAAAAAGGATCTGACGCATACAATTTAGAGCTTTCTAAGAAAAGAGCTGCTGCTGTAGTTTCTGCTTTAGACGCTAGAGGTGTTGAGCCAAGTGTACTTAAATCAATCGGTATTGGTGAGCAAAATGCTAAAGTAGCAGAAAACGCTTCAGACGCTGAAAGACAAGTAGACAGAAAAGTAGTGGTTAAATATATCGGTGATGATTCTGAATGGTCTAAATACCAAAAATCAGATGTTGTTGCTGCTAAAAAAGCCGCTGCTAAGAAAAAAGCTGCTGCAAAAAAGAAAAAATAA
- a CDS encoding BON domain-containing protein, with protein sequence MKKTIAMAALAVAVSFGSIACKKKVSDAELQTQATTVVTSNQNASVEVKDGQAHLSGTFTDQAARDEMIASLKAIPGIKDVHDMSTIQAPVVVETVSVVDPAVQQKVADAVKDFPSVKVEVVNGELTLTGNVSSEQAKKIKMSVDALKTGKVNYNYTVK encoded by the coding sequence ATGAAAAAAACAATCGCAATGGCTGCTTTGGCAGTTGCAGTTTCTTTCGGGTCAATCGCCTGTAAAAAGAAAGTTTCAGATGCAGAACTGCAAACGCAGGCAACCACGGTAGTAACTTCTAATCAGAACGCGTCGGTTGAAGTGAAAGATGGCCAGGCTCACCTGAGCGGAACGTTCACGGACCAAGCTGCCAGAGACGAAATGATTGCTTCTTTAAAAGCCATTCCAGGGATTAAAGATGTTCATGATATGTCAACGATACAAGCTCCTGTGGTGGTAGAAACTGTTTCAGTCGTAGATCCTGCAGTTCAGCAAAAAGTTGCGGATGCTGTGAAAGATTTCCCTTCGGTGAAAGTGGAGGTAGTAAACGGTGAATTAACTTTAACAGGTAATGTTTCTTCGGAGCAGGCGAAAAAAATCAAAATGTCTGTGGATGCTTTAAAAACTGGGAAAGTTAACTATAATTACACTGTAAAATAA
- a CDS encoding CocE/NonD family hydrolase has product MKKYFQIFFTLCFVLAIAQNKPDNSFVKEHYTKKEVYIPMRDGVKLFTSVYIPKDISKSQKYPFLMQRTCYSVAPYGENEYKSSLGPNPYLMKDQYIFVYQDVRGRYMSEGTFTNMTPQVVHKTKKDVDESTDTYDTIDWLLKNIANNNGKVGQYGTSYPGFYTAAGILSDHPALVASSPQAPISDFWNDDFLHNGKFMLGYFRTFPVFGVQKTKAENKAWYMDTFVKQTSEDGLKFYRDMGTLKDGYEKHYKDNFFMTEIMNHPNYDDYWQKRSILPHLKNINHAVMTVGGWFDAEDLSGPLNIYKTIEKTSPKAKNTIVMGPFSHGGWSRETGHQFHNEIYFGDSIATYYQTKLETPFFKHYLKGNSKVDAGLPEATMFDTGKMEWKEFSTYPAKNTEKVNFYLADRTFKNSPSNTSSEYYSDPANPVLSSENIKDFNGFTPRNYMSEDQRFAEGRPDVLTFTTDILTDDLTLTGEILAKLNFSSTSNDVDFAVKVIDVYPQDFVPKEKKNGVVYGNYHQLVRSEIMPARFRNSREKGEALVPNEKTAVEVKLQDVLHTFKKGHKIQVQISSTWFPLFAVNPQKFLENPNFAVKEDYTKAFIKVYGDSFLEVNVLK; this is encoded by the coding sequence ATGAAAAAATACTTTCAGATTTTCTTTACGCTCTGTTTTGTCTTAGCAATAGCTCAAAACAAACCTGACAATAGTTTTGTTAAAGAACATTATACCAAAAAAGAAGTTTATATCCCGATGCGGGACGGCGTAAAACTTTTTACTTCCGTTTATATCCCGAAAGACATTTCTAAATCCCAGAAATACCCTTTCCTGATGCAGCGAACCTGCTATAGTGTTGCGCCCTATGGTGAAAATGAGTACAAATCTTCCCTCGGTCCTAACCCATATTTAATGAAAGATCAGTACATCTTCGTTTATCAGGATGTTCGCGGCAGATATATGAGTGAAGGAACATTTACCAACATGACACCACAGGTTGTACATAAAACCAAAAAAGATGTCGACGAAAGTACCGATACGTATGACACCATCGACTGGCTTTTAAAAAACATTGCAAATAATAATGGAAAAGTTGGCCAGTACGGAACTTCTTATCCTGGGTTTTATACTGCTGCGGGAATTCTTTCCGACCATCCCGCTTTGGTAGCGTCATCTCCGCAAGCGCCGATTTCCGATTTTTGGAATGATGATTTTCTTCATAACGGAAAATTTATGCTTGGCTATTTCAGAACATTTCCTGTGTTCGGAGTTCAGAAAACAAAAGCTGAAAATAAAGCCTGGTATATGGATACTTTCGTAAAGCAGACTTCTGAGGATGGATTAAAATTTTACCGGGACATGGGAACTTTGAAAGATGGTTATGAAAAACACTATAAAGATAATTTCTTTATGACTGAAATTATGAATCATCCAAATTATGACGATTATTGGCAGAAGAGAAGCATTCTTCCTCATCTGAAAAATATCAACCACGCCGTGATGACGGTTGGAGGCTGGTTCGATGCCGAAGATTTATCAGGTCCTTTGAATATTTATAAAACAATTGAGAAGACAAGTCCAAAAGCGAAGAATACAATTGTGATGGGACCTTTCTCGCATGGCGGCTGGTCAAGGGAAACCGGCCATCAATTTCATAATGAGATTTATTTCGGAGACAGTATTGCGACTTATTATCAAACCAAATTAGAAACTCCGTTTTTTAAACATTATTTAAAAGGAAATTCCAAAGTTGACGCAGGATTACCGGAAGCAACAATGTTTGACACCGGGAAAATGGAATGGAAAGAATTCAGTACTTATCCTGCGAAGAATACAGAGAAAGTAAATTTCTATCTTGCAGACCGAACCTTTAAAAACAGTCCTTCCAATACCAGTTCAGAATATTACAGCGATCCGGCAAATCCCGTGTTAAGCTCAGAAAACATAAAAGATTTCAATGGTTTCACTCCGAGAAATTACATGAGTGAAGATCAGCGTTTTGCCGAAGGAAGACCGGATGTGTTAACTTTTACCACCGATATTTTGACAGACGATCTTACCTTGACAGGAGAAATTTTAGCAAAACTTAATTTCTCATCGACTTCTAATGATGTTGATTTTGCAGTAAAAGTAATTGATGTTTATCCGCAGGATTTTGTACCGAAAGAAAAAAAGAACGGTGTCGTTTATGGCAATTATCACCAGTTGGTTCGCAGTGAAATCATGCCGGCAAGATTCAGAAATTCGAGAGAGAAAGGTGAAGCATTGGTTCCCAATGAAAAAACTGCAGTAGAAGTGAAATTGCAGGATGTTCTGCATACATTCAAAAAAGGACATAAAATACAGGTTCAGATTTCAAGCACCTGGTTTCCGTTGTTTGCAGTTAATCCACAAAAGTTTTTAGAGAATCCAAATTTTGCAGTAAAGGAAGATTATACCAAAGCATTTATTAAAGTTTATGGAGACAGTTTTTTGGAAGTTAATGTTCTAAAATAA
- a CDS encoding ABC-F family ATP-binding cassette domain-containing protein, which yields MLTVSNLSLQFGKRVLFDEVNIMFTKGNCYGIIGANGAGKSTFLKILTKQQDPTTGTVSLEPGKRMSVLEQDHFAYDNFTVLDTVLRGNKILFKIKEEMDALYAKEDFSDADGIKAGELGVIYDEMGGWNSESDAMTMLSNVGIKDDMHYQMMGELENQNKVKVLLAQALFGNPDVLILDEPTNDLDIETIAWLEDFLSTYENTVIVVSHDRHFLDTVCTHIGDLDYSKLNLYTGNYSFWYQASQLATRQRQQSNKKAEEKKKELQDFIARFSSNVAKAKQATARKKMIDKLNIEDIKPSSRRYPAIIFDTEREAGDQILEVKDLEKTKDGELLFSKINLNLKKGDKVAVISKNSLAITEFFQVLSGNTEADKGTFNWGITTNQSYMPLDNSSFFQENINLVDWLRQFTKNDEERHEEYMRGFLGKMLFSGDEALKSCTVLSGGEKMRCMFSRMMLQRANILLMDEPTNHLDLESITTLNNSLVSFKGNILLSSHDHEMLQTVCNRIIELTPKGIIDREMTYDEYLEDKKVKELQQQMYS from the coding sequence ATGTTAACAGTATCTAATTTATCTTTACAATTCGGAAAAAGAGTACTTTTTGACGAGGTAAATATTATGTTTACGAAAGGAAACTGCTACGGAATTATTGGTGCCAATGGTGCCGGTAAATCTACTTTCCTGAAAATCCTAACCAAACAGCAAGATCCTACAACAGGCACCGTTTCTCTTGAACCGGGGAAAAGAATGTCTGTATTAGAGCAAGATCACTTTGCTTACGATAATTTTACCGTGCTCGACACCGTTTTGAGAGGGAACAAAATATTGTTCAAAATCAAAGAAGAGATGGATGCGCTGTACGCAAAAGAAGATTTCTCTGATGCCGATGGAATTAAAGCGGGTGAACTTGGCGTAATCTATGACGAAATGGGCGGCTGGAACTCTGAATCCGACGCAATGACGATGCTTTCTAATGTCGGCATCAAAGACGATATGCACTATCAGATGATGGGTGAACTGGAAAATCAGAACAAAGTAAAAGTACTTCTTGCACAGGCATTGTTCGGAAACCCAGATGTTCTGATTCTGGATGAGCCAACAAATGATCTGGATATCGAAACCATCGCTTGGTTAGAAGATTTCTTATCAACTTACGAAAATACGGTAATTGTAGTTTCTCACGACCGTCACTTCCTGGATACCGTTTGTACACACATCGGAGATTTAGATTATTCTAAACTTAATTTATATACCGGAAACTACTCGTTCTGGTACCAAGCTTCTCAATTGGCGACAAGACAGCGTCAGCAGTCCAATAAAAAAGCTGAAGAAAAGAAAAAGGAATTGCAGGACTTTATCGCCCGGTTCTCTTCCAACGTAGCAAAAGCAAAACAGGCAACCGCTCGTAAGAAGATGATCGACAAACTAAATATTGAAGACATTAAACCTTCATCCAGACGTTATCCTGCGATAATTTTTGATACAGAGCGTGAAGCCGGTGATCAAATTCTGGAAGTTAAAGATTTAGAAAAAACCAAAGATGGCGAATTACTTTTCTCTAAAATTAATCTGAATTTAAAGAAAGGAGATAAGGTAGCCGTGATTTCTAAAAACTCCCTGGCAATTACCGAATTCTTCCAGGTTTTAAGCGGGAATACAGAAGCTGATAAAGGAACATTCAATTGGGGAATTACAACGAACCAATCTTACATGCCCCTTGACAATTCAAGTTTCTTCCAGGAAAACATCAACTTGGTTGATTGGCTAAGACAATTTACAAAGAATGATGAAGAGCGCCACGAAGAATATATGCGCGGATTTTTGGGGAAAATGCTTTTCTCTGGAGACGAAGCCTTAAAATCCTGTACCGTTCTTTCGGGAGGGGAAAAAATGCGGTGTATGTTCAGCAGAATGATGTTGCAACGCGCCAATATCCTGTTAATGGACGAACCGACCAATCACCTGGATCTGGAAAGCATCACCACTTTGAACAACTCTTTGGTTAGCTTTAAAGGAAACATTTTGTTGTCTTCTCATGACCACGAAATGTTGCAAACGGTCTGTAACCGTATTATCGAATTAACTCCGAAAGGAATTATCGATAGAGAGATGACCTACGACGAATATTTAGAAGATAAGAAAGTGAAAGAATTACAGCAGCAAATGTATTCTTAA
- a CDS encoding SH3 domain-containing protein, which translates to MSALQDKYASVISAAKSAGVSNLQVAEKDGILYISGNTTTTAAKDAVWNALGAIDSTYSASDINVDVQVAGLAAGASLTVATESTSLNMRQQPSTDAAVVGKAAKGATVTLIEQSSDDWWKVRNSDGEEGYAYARYLQA; encoded by the coding sequence ATGAGTGCTTTACAAGATAAATATGCAAGTGTGATTTCTGCGGCAAAGTCCGCCGGAGTCTCTAATTTACAAGTTGCTGAAAAAGACGGAATTCTTTATATTTCAGGTAATACAACTACTACAGCAGCGAAAGATGCCGTATGGAACGCTCTTGGAGCGATCGATTCCACGTATTCGGCTTCTGACATCAATGTAGATGTGCAGGTTGCAGGATTGGCAGCTGGCGCTTCTCTTACGGTAGCTACGGAGTCTACAAGCCTTAATATGAGACAACAGCCTTCTACTGATGCCGCCGTGGTCGGTAAAGCTGCAAAAGGCGCCACTGTAACTTTGATAGAACAGAGTTCTGATGATTGGTGGAAAGTGAGAAATTCTGACGGTGAAGAAGGATATGCTTATGCAAGATATTTGCAGGCGTAA
- a CDS encoding YebC/PmpR family DNA-binding transcriptional regulator translates to MGRAFEYRKASKMARWDKMAKTFSKIGKDIALAVKAGGPDPDTNPGLRRCIQNAKGANMPKDNVERAIKKASGADAENYEEITYEGYGQGGVAFFIDCTTNNPTRTVANVRAIFNKFDGNLGKNGELAFIFDRKGIFSLDRSLIKLDWDDFEMEMIDGGAEEIEQDEDEVFITTAFEDFGSLSHKLDELGIEPKSAEIQRIPNNTKEVSEEHFKINMKMLERFEDDDDVQNVFHNMEITDELMNSL, encoded by the coding sequence ATGGGACGCGCATTTGAATATAGAAAAGCTTCTAAAATGGCCCGCTGGGATAAGATGGCCAAAACGTTTTCTAAAATTGGTAAAGATATCGCTCTTGCGGTAAAAGCAGGAGGACCAGATCCCGATACTAATCCAGGGTTGAGAAGATGCATCCAAAATGCTAAAGGTGCTAATATGCCGAAGGATAACGTGGAGCGTGCAATTAAAAAAGCAAGTGGCGCTGACGCGGAAAATTATGAAGAAATTACCTACGAAGGCTATGGACAGGGTGGAGTCGCTTTTTTTATAGACTGTACAACAAATAACCCCACAAGAACTGTCGCCAATGTACGGGCAATATTCAATAAGTTTGACGGGAATCTGGGCAAGAACGGAGAGTTGGCTTTCATCTTTGACCGTAAAGGGATTTTCTCTCTGGACCGTTCCTTAATTAAATTGGATTGGGATGATTTCGAAATGGAAATGATTGATGGCGGCGCAGAAGAAATAGAACAGGACGAAGATGAAGTTTTCATTACCACAGCGTTTGAAGATTTCGGATCATTATCTCATAAATTAGACGAACTGGGTATTGAACCCAAAAGTGCGGAAATTCAAAGAATCCCAAATAACACCAAAGAAGTTTCGGAGGAGCATTTTAAAATAAATATGAAAATGCTGGAGCGTTTCGAAGACGATGATGATGTACAAAACGTATTTCACAATATGGAAATTACAGATGAATTAATGAATTCGCTTTAA
- the smpB gene encoding SsrA-binding protein SmpB, giving the protein MKIEKSIAIYNKRARFEYELSEEIEAGMVLTGTEIKSLRSSKASITESFCQFIDGELYIINMMIDEYKLGTFYNHKTKRERKLLLHKRELQKFEKKLKDAGNTIIPLKLYINDKGKAKILIALGRGKKLFDKRESIKERENKRNLDRILKKS; this is encoded by the coding sequence ATGAAAATTGAAAAATCAATTGCAATCTACAATAAAAGAGCACGCTTTGAATATGAACTTTCTGAAGAAATAGAAGCGGGAATGGTACTTACGGGGACAGAGATTAAATCTTTGCGGTCGTCGAAAGCAAGTATCACCGAGTCCTTTTGTCAGTTTATTGACGGTGAATTGTACATCATAAATATGATGATTGATGAATATAAATTGGGAACTTTTTATAACCATAAGACGAAAAGGGAACGGAAGTTGCTATTGCACAAAAGAGAGTTACAAAAGTTTGAAAAGAAACTGAAAGATGCTGGTAATACTATAATTCCTTTAAAACTTTATATAAATGATAAAGGAAAAGCCAAGATTCTTATTGCACTCGGTCGTGGAAAAAAACTCTTTGATAAACGCGAAAGCATAAAAGAAAGAGAAAACAAACGAAATCTCGACAGAATATTAAAGAAAAGTTAA
- a CDS encoding dicarboxylate/amino acid:cation symporter, whose amino-acid sequence MKGQNKLFVFIIIALVTGVIMGGVVHTQYPESSEGFSKNIKLLGTVFIRLVQMIIAPLVFTTLVVGIAKMSDVKMIGRVGTKAMLWFITASLVSLLIGLVFVNWLEPGRVMQLPKPAADAAGEMVAHSQGLSLEQFVTHIIPKSLFEAFATNEVLQIVVFSIMFGVALANMGEEYTKPIVRGLDICAHAILKMVGYIMWFAPLGVLGAIAAVVATNGFDIFKVYAIYLRDFFFALAVLWLVLCIVGYMILGNRLFELLRRIKEPLLIAFSTTSSEAVFPKLVEELERFGCNNRIVSFILPLGYSFNLDGSMMYMTFAAIFIAQIYGIDMTLGQQVIMLLVLMLTSKGIAGVPRASLVIIVATCTMFGIPPEGIALILPIDHFCDMGRSMTNVLGNALATSAVSKWEGQLENHGGDL is encoded by the coding sequence ATGAAAGGTCAAAACAAACTATTCGTCTTCATTATTATCGCTCTCGTAACAGGCGTAATCATGGGGGGCGTCGTGCATACACAGTATCCTGAGAGTTCCGAAGGATTTTCAAAAAATATAAAACTTCTTGGCACCGTCTTTATCCGCTTGGTACAGATGATTATTGCGCCCCTGGTATTTACAACTTTGGTGGTAGGAATTGCCAAGATGAGTGATGTAAAGATGATTGGGCGCGTTGGAACCAAAGCCATGCTCTGGTTTATTACTGCTTCATTAGTCTCTTTACTGATTGGATTAGTTTTTGTGAATTGGTTAGAACCGGGACGTGTAATGCAGCTTCCCAAACCTGCCGCAGATGCTGCCGGAGAAATGGTTGCACACAGTCAGGGCCTTTCTTTGGAGCAGTTTGTGACTCATATTATTCCGAAAAGTTTATTCGAAGCTTTTGCGACCAATGAGGTTTTGCAAATCGTAGTATTCTCTATTATGTTCGGCGTTGCGTTAGCCAATATGGGTGAAGAGTATACAAAACCTATTGTTAGAGGTTTGGATATTTGTGCCCATGCTATTTTAAAAATGGTAGGGTATATCATGTGGTTTGCGCCGCTTGGAGTATTAGGTGCAATTGCTGCGGTTGTCGCTACCAACGGATTTGATATTTTCAAAGTATATGCGATTTACCTGCGGGATTTCTTTTTTGCTTTAGCTGTTTTGTGGTTGGTACTTTGTATCGTAGGGTATATGATCTTGGGAAACCGCTTATTCGAATTATTACGGAGAATCAAAGAGCCTTTATTGATCGCATTTTCTACAACAAGTTCAGAAGCAGTTTTCCCGAAATTGGTTGAAGAACTCGAGAGATTCGGATGTAATAACAGAATTGTATCGTTTATTTTACCTTTAGGTTACTCCTTTAATCTGGATGGAAGTATGATGTATATGACCTTTGCAGCGATTTTTATCGCCCAGATTTACGGGATTGATATGACTCTAGGACAACAGGTTATTATGCTTTTGGTTTTAATGTTAACCTCCAAAGGAATCGCCGGAGTTCCAAGAGCGAGTCTGGTTATTATTGTAGCAACCTGTACTATGTTCGGAATTCCGCCGGAAGGAATTGCTTTGATTTTACCGATTGACCATTTCTGCGATATGGGAAGAAGTATGACCAATGTTTTAGGAAATGCTTTAGCAACTTCTGCAGTTTCGAAATGGGAAGGACAACTGGAAAATCACGGTGGAGATTTGTAA
- a CDS encoding alpha-ketoglutarate-dependent dioxygenase AlkB family protein, with translation MELFENLPDPEFNLLPQDGTVNYYGKIFNQEQSDYFYQKLLQTIDWRNDEAIIFGKKILTKRKVAWYGEENFEYTYSKTTKNALPWTKELLELKKTVEEKTGEQFNSCLLNLYHDGSEGMAYHSDGEKDLKKNGAIASLSLGAERKFSFKHKTTKEKIELILENGSLLVMKAQTQSFWLHRLPPTKKIFLPRINLTFRTIDKTGKQI, from the coding sequence ATGGAATTATTTGAAAACCTGCCGGATCCCGAGTTCAATTTACTTCCGCAAGATGGGACAGTCAATTATTACGGCAAAATTTTTAATCAGGAACAGTCAGATTACTTTTATCAGAAGCTTTTGCAAACCATCGACTGGAGAAATGATGAAGCCATTATTTTTGGAAAGAAAATTTTAACCAAAAGAAAAGTGGCGTGGTACGGCGAAGAAAATTTTGAATATACTTATTCAAAGACGACCAAGAATGCGCTTCCGTGGACCAAGGAACTATTAGAACTAAAAAAAACGGTTGAAGAAAAAACCGGTGAGCAGTTCAATTCCTGCTTGCTTAATCTCTATCATGACGGCAGCGAAGGAATGGCTTATCACAGCGATGGCGAAAAAGATTTAAAGAAAAACGGAGCTATTGCTTCCTTAAGTTTAGGAGCTGAAAGAAAATTTTCATTTAAACATAAAACAACTAAAGAGAAAATTGAACTCATCTTAGAAAACGGCAGTTTATTAGTGATGAAAGCTCAGACGCAAAGTTTTTGGCTCCACCGGTTGCCGCCGACAAAAAAGATATTCTTGCCCAGAATCAATTTGACATTCAGAACAATAGATAAAACCGGCAAACAAATTTGA